The following nucleotide sequence is from Vanrija pseudolonga chromosome 4, complete sequence.
GGATACGCTGGCAGCGAGTCccaacgccgcggcgcgcggcaccTCGAGTGCGTCGACCAGCGCTGGATGCTCGATCGTGCTCCCTGGCAAAGGGTCGGTCGCGTCcagctggtcgacgacgatgcgcaGCGCTTCGTCCCCCGCCGCGTGGACGGCGACCTGCAGCCCTGCTTCGGTTGCCTTCGTACACAGTGTGCCGATAGCATCTGGAGGATGGTATAGCTtgccgcgcgacgtcgtaTTGGAGTATGGCTGCTTGCAGTACGCCGTCATGTGGGCCAgcgtgccgtcggcgacgaggtggaaAGGCCCGACGGTAATCAGGCCGTGCGTGCCCTCGATGGGTTCATTCGCGGAGTGCCGCTTTTGTATCGCCTCATCGAGGTACTCCGGCGAGATGGTGCATTTCACCCGCAGTGTCTGTTGTCATCGTCAATGTCAGCTGCTGCGCGGCTATGTATGCtgctcgcttgctcgcttGCTCGTACTCTCAACGCACGCTAAACTGTTTTGGGCCGCATCTGCGCTTCCAGTCATCCTCGTTGTCGGCCATCTCAAAGTCGACAATCTGCGTGATGCCCAAAGCGGCAACATGGgcagcgaggtcgccgacccAGTTATCGACAACGTACGGGTCCGCAATCTCCATCAGGCGCGCCgagagcgccgccgcgtccgcgcgcgagcagtaCCCGTGTGGATGGGTATCGTGGCCGAACCCGCCGAGCCGCAGCATGCGCGTGTTGGCGACGCACCGCCCGTCGGTGAAGTAGAGCGCCACGGGCTTGGTGCTGCACATTGCGTCTAGGGTCGACCGGTTCAGgatcgccgcgtcggcccaCGCGCCTGGCCGGATACCGACCGCGACAAACGTGCCGCACTCGTCGTACTCTGGGCTCCGGAGCGCGACGTTGACCACCTtgagcgcgaccgcggcAGAGGGGTAGCCCGTCAGGCTGAGCCGGCGGGCGTggacggcggccgaggtgaaATGTGTATGCCAGTCTACTAGGCTCTGaggggggtgtgagcgaggtCGTTGTCTGCAGGCAGCTAGCTACTCACCGGCGCAATCCATGCCCCTCGCACATCCACCACCTGCATGTCCGTTTCTGGGACCACGAGCCCGCGGCTCACGATGGCCACGCGCCCGCCCAGCACGAGCACGGAATACACCCCTGGCGGCCATCCGACGACGTTGGCGTTGATAAAGAGCGTTTGTGGGCTGGCGAACGGCGCATTCGAGTCGGGGTTCGCTATTGGCATGGTCATTGGGGAGGGGAGGCAGCCCCGCGTGTGATGCATCGTCTCCACCTATGTACTGCTTTTGCATGCAGCTTGCTTGCGCCGGAAGGAtgctgcgagcgagcccTCGTagtggccgtggtggctcACTCGGTCGGCTCTGGCATCGAATATGACGAGTTAGTCGCATGTCCATCACCGAGTAGCCTTTGCCGGACCACATGACTGCTAGCCTGCTGCACTAACCCCGCATTCATCAGGTGCAAGGTCCGATCAAGCAGGCCACAGCCGCAGAGGAGcacgcagccagcagcagagCCAGTCGTCATGATGCATGCAGAGCAGCAGAGCGCTAGCCATAGGGGGTTATCAACTCGCGCCCGGCACACCGACGGCACCCGCGCCACGCACAAACCTGAGTGAGGCACGCAGCACTGGGGCCCATTGCCGAGTTGTTTCCATGCCCTCTCGTCATGCTGCAGGAGTTGGCCTCCTCTGCTCCGGGGCCGCTGGATGCTGAACATGCACACAGCTAGGCCAAACAGGCGCATGTTATCTGCCCCACACGGGCCTTGGGCCCCAGACGTGCTCCCCGGACGGCCCCAGACCCAGGGGGTCGGTACGAAGCGACGATCCCGACGaccatggcgacgaggagtcGCGAGTGTCTCGCATCGCTTCCTCGCCGGCAAGGAGCAGAAGCACTCAAGCaagcacacgcacacacgcccaCCTCGCTTCTTCTCGAGAACCCCGccccgagcgccgcgagccggcgGTACGAGTCACAAGGGCGGCATGCTAGAGTAGAGCCGCCTCGGTGGATTCGTTCGCCCGGAGCCACAGCAGAGCTCGGTGGAAATCGATGACAGCAGCAAGGTTGCAGGAGGGTTGGCTGCTAGCAGCGCTAGTGAGTGACGTCCGCCCAAGCAACCCACCATCCCCAGCCCCACACAAATACAACCCCACATTGACGAGTCAGGCGAGGCATCGTTTCGCGAACAAACGCAatggcgagcgagggtgTGTTAGTGAGCACTTGGTTGCCCCACACCTCATAGGCATTCGAGCGAGCTCGTCATTGAAGAAGGAAAAGGTTTCGCAGTCAGCGGTCAGAAAACGgagcttggccgcggcgtagTGTTGTCGTTCACACCAGAAGCTATTCTAGTCGCCGTGGCACTGCGAGCCTCGCATACACCACACCACATACCACCTactcctcgccatcaccatcCATCGCGAGCGCCACGGAATGGATGGAGTGCATGCGCAGCTGGTGGAGGCAGCCCATACCAGCCGCTTGGCATCTCGcttgggctggctgggccaTGGAAACAATGGCTGGCGGTCTGACACGACACACCCCCGCGTATCGCCTACCGCCTCCCCCCCTTCGGCTATGTACGTAGTCTGGACCTGGGCTCCGGTTTCCGAGTGCACGGAAACGAGCCCCGAAGGGTGTAATTCTCCGACCACAGCACAAGCAAGATGCATGCGGCAGGTGAGATCCTGGCCATTGTCCGCGGAACATTGTGGCCGCAGACGTCGACGCTGAGCGAGGCACACCTGCACGTTTCCATCCAGGCAGGCACCCGGCACCATCACCGACCAAGAAGTATCAGGATCAGCAGCTGCCGCAGCCATCTCGTAAGCGGCTAAAGCCGGTCGTGGGGATGGATGCAACCCCAGGGGGAGGGGCTGaagccccaccccaccacatCTGCTCGAGTTATTCCATTGCATTTGCATAGACCCCGTCTTCGGTACAACCCTTTTATGATGCCACATTACAGAAACGCTTGGCAGGAGTTGTTGCTTACCCGCCAGCAGCCTAGTTTGAAACAGCCAACAgaacgcacgcacgcacgcgcagGAGGTGACGAGGGCTGGCCTCGGTTACGCCGACCGGCCCCCTTCCTAGAAGTTGTATAGCTCGTGCAGGGGCGTCTGGTCGGTCGCCGTCGGGATGACAATGTTGTCCGCGTCCACCTTCGGCACATACCATGACCAGTCGCCGCCatgcagctcggcgtgggtGCGGCCGTTGCCGATCCAGTTGAAGCGCTCCTTGCCCTGCCGCTCGTCGGGGTATCGCGTCCACTCGAACTCCTCCCAGCAGGGCTGGAGGAGCGCATCGAAGAGGTGGAGCGACGTGCCGCACCAGATGGCGCgcaccttgccgtccttcGAGCCGTTCTTGtaccagctcgagcagggcTGCGTGTGCACAGTGCGCTTGAGGTACTCGTCGAGGTAGGCGGTGAAGTCGATCACGGCGTCGCTGTGCACGCACACCGACTGGTACCGTTCGCGCTGGAGCTTGAAGACGAACCTCAGAATGTGGTCGAGGATCcgctcgagcccgccgaggaAGTCGCCGTTGAACGACATGAGCCCCGGCCCAGCAACCGTGAAGTAGTTGGGCATGTCCTCGGCGTGTGCGGTGAGGTAtgcgcgcgcctcctccttgaacAAGGGGGTGCCGTTGCGCCCCTTGACGCTGAAGGACGGGTAGAATGTTGTGTCGAACCCCGTCGCCCAGATGATCGCGTCGTactcgcgcagcttgccgTCCGCGTCGATGAGCCCCGTGGGCGTCACCTCGGTCACGCTGGagcgcacgacgtcgacattgtcggccGTGATGGCCTGAAAGTAGCCCACGGCGGGGGTGAGTCGGCGGCACCCGATCGACCACTTGGGCAGGAAGAGTGGAAGCAGCTCGGGCTTCTTGGCGAGCTTCTCCGTCGTCATCTGGACGtacagcgcctcggccgcctcgcggtGCGGGGACACGATCTCCGTGATTCCGTCCGTGAACATCTTGTTGGTCGTGTTGAGAATCGCCTTGCGGTGCTtctgcacctcgtcggggcTGGTGCGGAACGTTTCCTTATGCTCGTCCGTGTAGTGCGGGTTGGCGAAGCGCGGGTCGTCGCTCGTGAGCGCCTGCATAAAGTCGAGCCCCCactgctcggcgcgcgcgtcggcgccgaacGGCGTCACGACCCACGTCTCGGAGCGGATGTACTGGTCGACATGGGCCGCCTCCTTCTGGATCTCGGGCAGGATctggagcgacgacgagccggcgccgacgagcgccacgCGCTGCCCCTTGAACTCGCTTGTCGGGGTCTTGTTCCACGTCGCCGAGTGGAACTGGCGGCCCTTGAAGCTCTCCATGCCCTTGAGCTTTGGCGTGCTCGGCTGCGAGAGCAGCCCCGAGCCGTTGATGAGCACGGGCGCCGAGTCCTTGAACTTCTCGCCGGTGTtcacgtcctcgagctcgagctcccaCTCGGCTTTGGCCTCGTTCCACGTGGCGCTCAGCACGCGCGTGTTGAAGCGTGTGATGTCGCGGATGTTGGTCTTGGACGCAGCGAACTCGGCATACCGCTGGCAGTCGGCCCCGGGCGCCTGGAAGCGCGACCACCCGCTCCACGGCGCCCAGGACAAAGTGTACCCGTGCGAAGGCACATCGCACGCCACGCCGGGATATGTGTTGTTGTACCAGGTGCCCCCGACGTCCGGGTTGCGCTCGTACACCACCGGCTTGATGCCAAGCCCGTACTGCTGGATGCGGGCGGCGAAGTGGATGCCGAGCAGGCCCGCCCCGATAAAGATGACCTTGTACTCGCGGCACTCGCGGATGGCGTGCCCCTcgcgcggaggaggtgggggttGTGTCGTGTCGCCcatgctgcttgcttgctggaTTGTGGGGATAGCTGGCGGAGGGGTGGCCAGGCCAGCAAGGTCATGGGGATGCGTTATATACCTCGCCCCCGGCGCTGAGATGACTAGCCCCGGCACACACGGGAACCCGTCAATGACATAGCCGCGCGTCAGGTGACATTGTCGGGCACCAACTGACTGTCTCGCTGTCTCGCTCtcgtgccgaggtcgccgctaATGTGCCAAAGTGGAATCTGGGCGCGGTGGGCCCCGGTTGCCCCCTGACCCGGGCCCCATTCGATTCCCATCAGCTGGAACGCCGCCGGCAAAGAGTGGGCAGTGGATGATAAACTGTCAGATTGCTGAGGTGATGAGGTGAGATTTTGGCCGTGCGTTTATCTGGCCACCCAGCAAAGAGACGACGTACCATGCAACCATAGTCATGACGCGGCGAACAGCTTAGCTCAGCTCAGGATCGCACCCCCAAGGCTCTGGGGCAACGATCCGAAGTTAGAATCGCCTAAATGTCTTGCAGAGGAGTGGCGAGCGAGACTGCGGGCGAGTGCAGGGAGCAGAcgccaccggcggcggcggtggagaaGGTGGGGGGACAATCGGGACGAGGTGCACGGACAATGTGGCGTCCGGCCCGGGTGGCGTGGCCATGTGAGCGCGTCCCGACGACCTCCATCCATCCCATCACTTATACACTCTCCATCACTCAAGACTACAACTCGACGAACTAGGCCTGTTGGGCACTTGTGGAGGTGTGATGGCGGCCTGACTGCAGTGTTTGATGGCGACGAAGTGGCATCTGACATCTGGTGTTCACAACAACGGCGATCACAACAATGGCCATCCATTCATCCATCACTGGCGATCACAACTCACTCTGCTCTACCAGAGCGGTGTGGACACGCCTGAGTCTTGGTACGAGGACTACTTCTACGGCAACTTCCGTAcccgcgacctcggcgagtATGCCGAGGCGGGCTATCCTCATGCCCGCATCCGCGAGCTGTGACGGTCTCCTAAGCTTTTGTCTCTCTGCCATTCGGTAATACCTGCATATTCTGATACCCCTTGTCATATCGGCTGTGATGCATTTCTCGTCCATCCGATGCTCCACAATGAGCTACGAGCACGCTTCAATAGCCCAGGTCTGGCCATGTCTGGTGCATGGTTTGAACTGATCGGAGCAGTGCAGTGCAGACAGACGGCTGCTGGCTTGTTGTTGTGCCGAGGCTGGTGTTATTCTGTTGGTGTGGCAGTCATTGTGCTGCGTTCCAACCATTGTGTGGCACATTGCCTGCATTATGTGTCCATGGTTCACTTACTGTATGATGAGGCCAAAGTCCCCAACAAACCCGGATGCCCGTCCCCGAAAAGAGGCGTGCGATAATGCAATGCGCGATTCGTCCTCCTCCATATTGTCGAGTGATGAGGCACGGCTCAACACAATGTTAACTGCAAGTGAAAGTGGCAGTCCTTGTTGTGTTCATCATCCGACCATCAATCTCGTTCTCGAACATCAGTTGTCTGATGCTGTTCTCCCGACTGTACATTGTGCTGCCTCGTCTCAGAACGATGCATCGTCCTTCACGCAGAAGCAGTATAAAGACACCTCCTGCAtctgctcgtcctcgccaaccACCTCAACTAGCAAACCGCAACATGTCTCTCGACGGCAGGCCCATCATGGGCTGGACCAGCCACGGCCTGTACCGCTACCCCATCCAGAACGAGGCCGAACTGGACCCGGAATACACCTCCTCCGAGGGGTGCGCGGGTGACTCAGActcggacggcgacgcctcCACCGCCAGTACGCCGAtggacgaggacctcgagtTCGAGCTCAACTACGCCCacgttgccggcggcgtgccgcccgCGAACACGGAGCGTGACCCCATGCTGAGcgacctcgctctcgctgcGATGCGTTTCGAGAGCGCGCACAACCAGGAGGACTGGGACGCGATTCCtgaagtggtggtggtgctgaaCATCATCTACCAGGTTCTTGCTCGGTGAGTGCGTGGCGCAGTGGCATGTCCCTGACTGAACGCTCCAGTCGCAACAGCCTCCGCGACAGCGGCCTCGGGACCACCCGCTACCCCGTGTGGAAGACGGAGCGCCTGCGTAACATTGACGCCGCCTACGACCGGGTGAGGTTCGGGCTGTGCGGCACCACGACTGAACGCCAGGCCGTCCTGCAGCTCTCGTACGGGAGGAAGAAGCTGCGCCCGCCGCAGGAGGTcgtccgcgcgctcgccttcgTTGCCCTCGAGGCTAcgtacgacgaggacctcgactTTCCTGGCGGATGGCCGAGAGGCGCGCAGGTCAAGCAGGTCAGCCATCCCtacggcgagctgctggggTCTCACTGGGACTTCAGTTGAGCGGTAAGGAAGGCCGCCCTTAGTGATTCGTGTTCATCGGTTATATAGTACTTGCCTTCGTGTCTCGCACATGCATTTCGACTGAAATCAACTTTGGAGGTGTGGACTGGAAGTGGAAGAGCAAGGTTCAAGGCGTGTAGACCAAGGCGGACACATGATTGCAGGACTTCGACGCATACAGGTTCACACAAGGACGGGCCACTGTGAAACAAGTGTGGCCGGTGAAGATCGGTGTCGTCCTCTAACACATCTGACACTGGAACCCCGATCGGCCAGCAACAATACCAGTTTCTCCCAAGCACCGGCACATTCACTTCCCGGTAGCCAGCTCTCAAGGGCATTTAAGCGCCGGTGCTGTTGGGAGTGGCCCGGTCATCGCAACGATACGATGGACATCGACACACGCACCCCCTCCATCCCGTTCCCGACCTCCAGCACCATCCCTGCCCACGTGCCGAGTCGTAAGCGCCGCAAGTCCAAGTATAAGCCCAGCAAGAACAAGCACAGGAACAACGCCGAGAAGCAGGACCCCAGTTATGTCCCGTCCCCGAACGACTCGGCCTCAGAcggcgaggggagcgagagcgacgccCCAGTccccgacgaggtcgacatgCTTAACGCAGACAACACCGCAAACGGCCACCTCTCCGGCGACTATGAGTCCAAGCTCCGCATCCTTTGCGACCCTTTCACGTCGGACCCCCTCGCGAAGGCCATTCTCCTCGCGAAGGACTTGGCGGTGaaggaggtggaggtggcgcaGCTGGAGGACGACTGGCGACGTATCAAGGGGACCACCCTGCGCCTGTGTctcgttgacgaggtgctcCACCTGTGAGCGCATGGTTGATGAACGTGCCGCTCACATTCACAGCCGTGACCAGGCTCGCCGTCGGGGCGCGGGATCCCGCTCTCCCAAGTTTGCCGACTGGATggccgcgcgcaaggccgactttgacgcgGCGTATTCCAAGGTGAGGCGCCACTGGGGGAAAGCTGACACAGACAAAGATGGTGCAGGAACTCCCCCTCAAACAGAATCGCATCGCGCTCGACTACGCCCCGGCGCTTCGACTCTGCATGCTCGCCCTGCAGTGTACCTACATGAGCTGctttgacgccgacgagcggtGGCCCGATGACCGGCACGTCGTGATTGAGCTGTCCGAGCTGGGGTCGTACCAGTGGTTCTTTTGGTTTTATCGGCGCGTAGGCCGAGGAGAATCCTGAGACGTTCTGTAGCTGACGTGAAGTATAAAGTATGAATGTGTGTTTTTTGAAGTCCCACAacgatgccgccggcttGGCATGATGCAAGTGCACAActcagctcgacgaggagaatGCGCTGGGACCAGTCACGAATGACGTATTACGACCGTGGTATGCATAATTGAGAGCAACTGATGATAGGATGAACAACACAGACGGTCGCAACTCTGCTTATCCAGGAGAACAATACCGCACAGTCGACCCTCAAACGCACGCGAAAGGTAGTGCCACAAAGGCATGTGGCACGGAGAGATTGTGCCACAGTTGTTTCACCACACGGCTCACGGGCTGCACAGTGCGAAAGAAACAGCGCATAAAGGTTCGTCCTCCCACggctctccctcctccttctcctcgccacccaacCCATCTCCCAATGCCCCCCGACAACACGCCTCCCCGGACcccgcccgacgccggcccCGGCCACCCGAGCTCTCCAGTATGGCAAGACGACGAGTCCTTCTCATTCTCATCCGACAGCCTGGACTGGCAACCGCCCGACATGTCCTTCGCCACCTCGCAGGACATCACGGACGACTCGATCGAGCTCCGAACCCCGCcaggcagcgacgacgatccCCACATTCCCCTCCTGAACCACGGCGAGGCGTCCATCGCTTACCCTCTCACCTTCGACGACTGGAGCGACCTCGAAGACGTCTCGTTCGTGAGCGAGGTGCCGACCGAGCCGTACCCCTCTTTCTTCGATCCTGTCGGCAacaacgacctcggcgctgtGATTACGCAGGCGGCTGACCGGGCATCTGACGACGTCATGGACGCTATGAACACGATGGACTTTTCGGGCGTCACGGAGCTCAGTGTGCGGCTGATGGTCGTGTCGGTCGTGCTCGAGATGTAAGAGTCTCGGTGCCTCTGGTCCTGCTGACTACATATTCAGGCGCGACGAATCTCGGCGGTCCGGTCCAGCCGCGACGTTCAACGAGTGGGAGTCTCGCCGGATTCGCCAGTTCAGCGGCGTGTACCGCAAGGCATGTGCCCATACGCTGCCGCGCTGACAAGACACaggcgcgcagcgaggccgtGTTCACGCTAACCCGCCTCCTGCCTTCCCGAGAGTCAACCTTCCGCCTCATTCGCGTCGCCTTGCAGTCCACCTTCGATGCGAGGGACTCCCTTGAGCCGtggccaggcagccaggAGGCCGACTTCGACGCGGCAGAGCTGGGGGCCTATGCCCCCGACCCGTAGGAGTCACCGCGACTCGAGGCCTCGTCATCGTATGTATACAAGCATGAGAGATATGTAGTTCAAACTGTCAGCGGTATCAACATGCGCCGAGATTGAGGAGCACCACAAGCCGCTCAGTCCATCAGGTGTTTATCCTGGCAGCAGGGACCCTCTCATGTCGACTCTTCCTGACCCCATCACCCGACTGACTTGTATTTAACTCCCCTCCGCCAGCAACATGCAATCtcaccaaccaccacaccacagcACAACACAACAATGCCCCACTTCCCAAACACCTTCAATGCCATGGACCCGTACAGCACGTACGGgtccggcacggcgcgccgcgccgcgcgcgagacggTCGCGCGGTTCCAGTCGCCGGCGGTCACGCTTCGCACTGCTGCGGAGCGTGGTGCCGCGCGTGTCAACAATGCCCTCTGCTCGAGCGACTGGAGCGGCGTCACGCCGCTCGAGGTGAACCTCTACATCACGCACCAGGTGCTCCTTGAGTGAGTGCTGTTTGCTACGTCGCTGATAAAAAcaggcgcgacgaggagcgtgACGCTGGTGTCAGGCATTACGACTTTGACACCTTCGAGGCAGCGCGCATGGAGCGCTTTGGTGCGGCCTTGATCTGGGTACGTCTGGATGGGACGGAGTATGCTGATGCCATTCCAGGCCCAGAATGCTCCAGTTGACATCGACATGACGGCCGCTCTCGGTCTCTGCCTCATGGCGCTGCAGCACACGCACACCGAGGTGTTCGATTGGCCCCAGGAGAAGTCGGTGCCCTACAATGCTTCTGTGCTCGGCCCCTACATGTTCGTCGAGTGGTGGAACTAGAGCTGCCACGCTGCACTGTATGGCGTACTGCGTACGTATAGCCATGTAGATTTCGTATAGGCCATGTAGATCATATATGAGTTATGTTTGTGTAATCCATTCTCGGTGACATTGTGCAAACAACCGAAGCACATGAGGCCGTGAACTGATGTCGCGGCGATCAAACACACTCGCCCAATCCGCCACATCCTTGTTCACGCACCAACACAACTGCGTCACATCACCCCATGTGCGTCCCCCTTCGCTCTTGACTCGCCAGGCATCCGCCGTGTGTGTTCATAAGCACTGGAGCCACGCCATGCCACTTCAAACCGCTACTCCACTCACCACCTTTCCCCATGGCCACCCCACCAGCCTTCGCAGCAGGCCTACAGCCCCCCCTCTCCGCCATGCGCAGCACGctcccccagcccccgcctTTCGAATGGCAGCCTACAGAAGTCCCCTTctacgcccgccgcccgccgccgttcaTCCGCGTCCGCGCGCTGGGGCACGTGCTCGCGCGTCTCGGCAtgacggaggaggaggcgctcgccaTGGGGTCGCGGTACAGCAACTGGTTTATCGAGGCGCTTGAGCgtggcgagtggcgccgGTTCGCTCCCCAGGGGGTGGTGTACCCACACCAGCCGGTGtacgccgagccggcggtTAAGGACGAGCGTGACCGCTCTGCGACTCCCGaaccgcgcgcggcgggggcatacatgtacgacgacgagccgcccgtCAAGCGTGAGCCGCGCTCCCCGAGCCCCGCGGTCAAGGAGGAGCCTGGTGCCCCTTATGTCAAGCAAGAGCGGGCCACGCCAGAGGTCAAGACTCAGCCTGAATCACCAAAGGTCAAGACGGAGCCAGCCTCGCCGAAGGTCAAGTTGGAACCCACCTCGCCAAAAGTCAAGCAAGAGCCCCGCACCCCGCACGCTTCCCCTCCTCCAGTTCCCGCTCGCACCCCAGGTGAAATCATCACCGCAGCAGCCCTACGCGCAGCAGAGGAAGTCAGCGCGTCAATGCTAAGCGGCGACTGGCGCGCCATCACCCCGCAAACAGTGGCCCTGAACATCGTGTATGAAGTGCTGAGCGAGTAAGTTCAGCCCCCCTGTCCCCGCTAACAGACGAAGGCGCGACAGCGTACGCCGCGAGGGAACACGGCGCAGTTTCCGCAAGTGGATGCGCGCGCGTATTGCGTCTatcaaggccgccgcggaggATGTAAGTGGAGTCAAGGAGAGGGCCAGGCTGACGACATGCAGGCCGCcaccctccccgccccgccgtgTCCTTTCGACCAGGCCAAGCGTctctgcctcgtcgcgctcgaggtcaccTTCTGCCTTGgtcgcgacgcggcggacggcTGGCCGGAgtacgcgcgccgcccgttCGACGttgcgcggctcggcgcgtaTGCCGCGTAGGTGGTTGTAGTCTTGTTTGGGCATGAATCTGTTTGCAGTGATGTGGCACCGGTGCGACGCGTTGCGTTGAGCGACTGCTTGTCCGAGCGAGATGCTGTAGGACGAGGTCGTATATGCACGCAACGGTGAGCTTGTACCCACTCACTTGTCGTGCGCGTGGCACCTTTCGCCACACAACcccacgccctcgccacaTCCATCACCGCGGCCGTCACGctccgtgtcgccgccgtcgccggcgggcgcCCGCacactcgtcgccgccgctcccactGACTGACACACGTACAACATTCATTTCCCCCTCTCTCCCTTCTCTCATTCACACTACCCACAACCACCAGCACGATGCCAAAGTTCGACGGACCTAGCACCTCCTCTGCGCCATACGGCCCCCCACGGAAGCGCAAGCAGCGCACGCGCACCCTCGCTACGTcggacgaggtcgcggcgcgcaaggccatGCGCGAACTTTCTATCGAcccagcagccgcggcgagcagcgacacCACCGGCCTGGCGGCGGCCATGCGCGTCATGCGGCTCAAGTTCGCCGCGACagaggagggcgagatcgACCCCGGCGAGGGGGTGGAAGGCGCTGGAGTCTCTGCCCCGCACGACACCGCCAACGAAATGTCGGACCCCGCCGCGGTCGTGTATTCCCCGCAGCCGAGCTTCACCCCCGAAGTTCCCGCGTGTTACTGGGGCCCGGAGTCGATCGAGCCGTGGTcctggctcgacgaggacgaggaggacctcaCCCTCGAAGAGTGCATTGCGCGGGGATACCCCGCGCGTCTGcacacgcgcgccgacgacgccgcgcgcctggTCGTCTACGcggcggccatggcggcgggcATGCTTGCCGGGTATGAGCGCGCGCAGAATtaccgcggcgtcgacgagctcacgcTGCGGCTTCACCTGGTGCACACGGTGCTCAAGGAGTGAGTTGGAGTTAGCGGGAGGGACATGTTGACTGACGCCGTGGGACCAGACGCGACGCCCAGCGTGGACGATACAGGGGCAACTTTGACACGTTCCTGGAGGACCGCATGCGCGAGTTCAACGCCGAGTTCGAGAGGGTGAGCACAACTTGGTCTGGTCAAACAGGCTGACTCCCTCTAGGTCGTGACCTATGTCCCGAAGGTgtgggacgacgagctggcgttCCGCGCCACAGCACAGCGCGCCGTCACCTCCGCGCTATCCATGACCTTCCTGGAGGCGGACAGCACGGAACAGTGGCCCTGGTACACTGTCCCCGTGCCGCTCAGC
It contains:
- the stcW gene encoding Putative sterigmatocystin biosynthesis monooxygenase stcW, translating into MGDTTQPPPPPREGHAIRECREYKVIFIGAGLLGIHFAARIQQYGLGIKPVVYERNPDVGGTWYNNTYPGVACDVPSHGYTLSWAPWSGWSRFQAPGADCQRYAEFAASKTNIRDITRFNTRVLSATWNEAKAEWELELEDVNTGEKFKDSAPVLINGSGLLSQPSTPKLKGMESFKGRQFHSATWNKTPTSEFKGQRVALVGAGSSSLQILPEIQKEAAHVDQYIRSETWVVTPFGADARAEQWGLDFMQALTSDDPRFANPHYTDEHKETFRTSPDEVQKHRKAILNTTNKMFTDGITEIVSPHREAAEALYVQMTTEKLAKKPELLPLFLPKWSIGCRRLTPAVGYFQAITADNVDVVRSSVTEVTPTGLIDADGKLREYDAIIWATGFDTTFYPSFSVKGRNGTPLFKEEARAYLTAHAEDMPNYFTVAGPGLMSFNGDFLGGLERILDHILRFVFKLQRERYQSVCVHSDAVIDFTAYLDEYLKRTVHTQPCSSWYKNGSKDGKVRAIWCGTSLHLFDALLQPCWEEFEWTRYPDERQGKERFNWIGNGRTHAELHGGDWSWYVPKVDADNIVIPTATDQTPLHELYNF
- the bag_0 gene encoding IgA FC receptor, which codes for MATPPAFAAGLQPPLSAMRSTLPQPPPFEWQPTEVPFYARRPPPFIRVRALGHVLARLGMTEEEALAMGSRYSNWFIEALERGEWRRFAPQGVVYPHQPVYAEPAVKDERDRSATPEPRAAGAYMYDDEPPVKREPRSPSPAVKEEPGAPYVKQERATPEVKTQPESPKVKTEPASPKVKLEPTSPKVKQEPRTPHASPPPVPARTPGEIITAAALRAAEEVSASMLSGDWRAITPQTVALNIVYEVLSERDSVRREGTRRSFRKWMRARIASIKAAAEDAATLPAPPCPFDQAKRLCLVALEVTFCLGRDAADGWPEYARRPFDVARLGAYAA